The Sabethes cyaneus chromosome 3, idSabCyanKW18_F2, whole genome shotgun sequence DNA window gccatttataccagcaccagtcaaaatgactggtgcaagattctatgaagaaatgtagcatttcgggagaacggtgagttcgaagcatgaaattattcagtgaaatgccgttcctaatggttcttggccatttttgtagagttttgtcgagagtcggtccttttcggcggttctattcttcagctgactgatttctcgccggatctttttgagatcggaagtcgaagcgcccttaggctctcatacgttgacttttgctccatttccttttgctatatcGTCAATTGAGATACCATCACTCTCCAACCACTATGCGCTCGTTTGTTGccaggtttccctgctcgttcctacacatatcaggcctcGGCGTGcatcctttacgagatcggttcaccttctcatagaacttgcgcatctcactagcctgaaatagtggttctagctctccttctggcgttttgcggccttactgatggccgaacgtatcctgctacatttatcttcgagggtcgaagcacctggccacagaggaaggcgcatagtatgcgcgtagttctcatcacattccgggttgtctaattatcgattgtttaaccgaggtggctttgtcgtgaggtatataATTTTGAGCACACGTGTACTgatactaggtaatgatctgagtcgatatccgtaccccgtagggagcatacgttggtgatgttcgagaaaacccgaccttcgatgagaatatggtcgtttaggttcaatgttagttggtcaggtgatctcctggtggttttgtagatctatgtgaggaaagaatgtgtttctgatccccaggcctcgggaagctgcaaagttgatgcatcgatggccgttatcactatacattgcttccctgtcgatctgatcgttcatgtccccaatgacgatgatatcccgTGGCAAGCATtcgagcagctatcgtatgttgcctccagctggacatagaacgcttttttctcgtcgtcggaactaccttcgtgtggccagtgcacgtttatgatggtgtagttgaagaagcggCTTGTTTTCCTCAACACACATATCCTCTCTCGATCCTGTATTCTGCCCATCACttcgaagcccgttcccagctcgttggtcgctccaccgttctggcaaaattgggccttgccgccacggatcccccaaaccttcccggctttgcgacagatctcctgtagtgccacaatgtcgaacgtttgcggttctaactgaacgagcaacattctgtcgccatccacgaaattCGGTAGGAAGCATTcattccaaatccttgtttcatcgcctgTCCATGCTAAATatttcgagttgaattttcttgatttttcgtaatattctagatataaaaagcttgccttactagggctatgctgccgagtctcatgatggggctgccatcgtatagtgccgagacaagacagtgtctccttgcctgtcggtatacgaccttagttaccaccagggttggttaccacatctccgctaagattgctcgtattccggctggtagggtaatcaacctattttggaccccatctgtagctgtacataatttggacacttacagcaaagtcaaatggaagtgtccaaattatgtacagctgcagatgaggtccaaaacaggttaGTTACCCTACAACGAGGAGGTGGAGATAGAAGTttctggataagaggctaaggaccactatagggtctgtgttgcacattattcagtcgttcatCAACCGTTTtttatccaccagtcattttgactggttttggtataaataggtatatttaaaatgctggtatatctagtgttaatttGACAAATAGAGTGCAATTCTATGCTGGATATCCAGCAGGGCATTTGGCAGAACGACGACGTGGTTTGTCGTACCTCGCAGTCAGCTGGTAGACTCCATGactatttttttttgattaacAAAGCCGACTGGTTTACTGGCAAAATAAGTTTCGCTGTCAAgtatattgaaaaattaaattggatttctTGTTGATTATAGCGCAGTATAAAGAAACTACTTGCGCTCAACATTACCCATAAAAGGATAATTAAATCCTCTTGTAAAATACAGATGGTTCTTAATAGTAAagctttattgttttttttcaatCATGCTCTTGAACTCTATAAAGAGAAGGCCATTGACAGTAATGCAGATTTATAGCACAAACTTTATTGTTCATAGGAAAGAACCGGTGGTAGCACATTTACTCTCCAGCTACCACATATATTGCTAAATTTGCTTGACGTTGGATTTTGTGCTGTTCCAACTCGTATTTCGTGTGACCCGTGTAATGAGTAataattgcataaaaaataaTCTTGTAATCTAGGGGTCATGCCGACCATTTGGCACCGATCTAGGTCTTAGAATAGACTTGCATCCGAATCACTGGGAAAATAGAATAACCTGTACTCGAGAAAGTTAAATTGATCGTAAGCCCTAGGCCGAAGTCATTTTTAACCACTAATTACTTTTTATGtactttatttaaaaaaatgcactACTGAGTGTTCtttctatattttaattttatgcaCCAATTTGCTTTAATATTCCAGTTTTGCATATTATTAGAATATTACCTAAATGTTTAACTAACCAACAATGTTCAACTATCTGTTTtaattattatcatttgttcaGGAACCAAGAGATTCGAGATGCGATCCTGTCCTTGGTGCACTCATATAACCTGCTGGATAACAAGCTGGAAAGACACGAACAACGGGAGCGGTCCCTCGGAGAGCAAGTGAAAAAGGGCCTGATTACGTTGCAGAAAAACCAACGGATATTCGAGCCAATGAAGGGCACAATAACACGATTGGAGGAGCGCGTTGGTAGTATCGAAACGGCACTGCTGAATGTGAGTATCCTTTCTTTCCCAGAGCGCCACGCCACATGCTTTCCTCTAATGTTTCAAACTCGTGATCGTGATGGTAAAGTGGCACATCGGCCATAGTGTGGCCTCTCGAGATTATCGTGCATGTCGACCACTTTTCAGGCAGCAATTGATGAGGGCACTTCCCGACAATCACCGTTTCTGCTTTTTATTGCAGCAAGATGAGAAACACACTATACAACAGATGAAACTGGACGAAACACTTGAGGGCGTTCTGCGTTGGCTGACTGACAATGCGCACATGCTCGAGACTCGCGTCATCACGGAACCGCGCCAGTACGGGGATGGTGACGGACTCGGCGGAAAAATCGATGAGCTTACCGAAAGTATTAGAGAGCTGCGGCGGGAGATGGCGGAACTGAAGTCAGATAGAGAGTCCCTCGAGGTTGGTATTTTTAATGCTCGGTAGCAACTGATGGTGATGATGCTATAAAAAGTGGTACAAAGTAATTCCGTCCATCAATAGGCTAGAGTAAGCTTCTGCGTTGTTAAGATTAATTAGAAAAGTGCTTGATCTGAAATATTAACTGAAATAGGTTCAACTTGCTAATCTATGAAGTAATTGAAATAGAATCAATCTCTTTTATTTACTTTTCCACTTACGCTAGTTGAAACAAATAAAGATATCAGCACTTGTCTTTCATTTCAGCAAACAAATCGCAACCTAATCCAGCAGGCAGAAAAACTAGCAAACGCTAAGCAAGGTTCGGCGTCGGATGAGATTTTAGGCAAAATTGAGGAACGCCTGTCCTCGTATTACAATAATCCCGTTGTAATCAGTCATTCGAACGTCGACTTCGAGGAGAAGGTTATCCGGAAGCTGGACACGCTTGACGCCACCGTCAAGGAAAGTCAATCGAGTGCGCTGTCGACTGTTGGTAAAGGGCAAGAGTCATCGGTAGATAAAGAGTTCATTCAGGGCTTGGTCAATGAAACGCTGGAAGCGATCGAAGACATGCGTCTGGAGGTGTTGACAGCGTCCGATAAGAGCTTCTCGAAGACGGCGACCCGCATCAAGGAGAACAACGAGGTACTGCAAGCGTCGGTGAACGAAATCTTGAAGACATTGTCCGAGGAGATTATCGATACGGAAGCGTTCTTCTCCGGAACGAAGAAAGATATCGGTTCGTTGAAGGATGAGATTGCGGCACTAAGTAGATTGGAAAAGTTCTTGCTACAGACGGGTGAAAACGTGTTAGATGCCAAGCGTGGTATTGATTATGGAATTCATCAGATTCTACGAGAAGTGACCGAAGTGGTGAAGGCCAACTCGAAGGAACTCAACTCAACAGTTACCAAGCGATTCGACGAAATTGGTGCAACCATTTTGGATAACCACAATGGTGCGTTGActaatttaagctcaaagataGAAACGGAAATCAGCCAGGTTTGGCGCCAGATCGGTATTATGTATCAGGAGATCTCATCCAGCAAGCAAGCTTTGGATCGTTTACAACAGCAGACGGAAGCCTATGTGAACGGAACGTTAACCACTATGGATAGCATGGAAGGAAAGGTAAAAAGTCGAATGATATCGGTTTAATGTAAAGTGTTATTTTAATCATTCATCATATTTATGATATATTTTCAGGTTTCTCTAATCACCGGACGTATGGCCGAGGTGGACTCCAATCTAAACTATCTGCTGGGTCGTCTATCGCTGGTGACACAGGAATTCAATCTCATCAAGACCGGGCTTGGTAAGGCGCTAGATGAAATTAAAAGTAGTTTCAACGAGGTACAGGAGCGCGTCAAAGGACCGGGACCGCATAAAATTTCCTCCGAGGAAGTCGACGGAGATTTTAGCAAGTCGCCCTCGACCAAGTGAGAGGCGTCTTCGTAACGCAAATGCATGTTAGAATAAATTTTCGGAGGTATATTTTTTCATCAACCAAATAAGACTACTACCTACTACCAGTAGACCATGTGTGCTTAGAAAACATAGAAATGTAATACTTACGAGTAAAATAAAATTGACAGTTTTATTGTATTAGTGATAGGTCAATTTCATGTAATACtaaaagatgaaaaataaaTAGTGGTAAAGATATTGGCCTTAACAGCACAAGTTTAACTTCTCTCCAGCTACGACTTTATGCATCGAAAAATCGGTAGTTTATGGGCACGCGCCGTTGGGACTATAAATATAAGTATCAAGGATCTTTGCAAGGATTTTATATAGAGGTAACTAGTttgcactagcgtgcccagatatAAACAAAAAGTGTGGTACCCTATATTTCAGAAGActattttggcctggaaaaagttagtaatgtgtgtatgtattcagattgatcacgatcggtgaaatatcTGATGATGGATGATGGTTCTCTCAATACATTCACATAAATGCACGGTGACCAAAatcaaatcgtcataaaatataTAAAGATGGCAAATCTAGAATTACTTATTACAAAAAATCTGGCCGAGTAgattgaaaactccggactttctATTGCAATGGGATTTAAAATCGAATTGGAATTGATAGTGGAcgtaaattgaattgaaattggacgtaaatttgacttaaattggAAGATTCGAATTAAAATTACATTTGACATAAGACCAGaaaatggaattcaaattgtagGTACTAGAAATTTAGAGCTTGGGTTTGAAATCAGCTTGGGTTTGGAATTTCTTTTCGTTTCCTCTTTTTGTCCCAGTTTTCTATGTTATTTCCATTTTAGCCCatcttttttcttttatatcccgtttaacTTATTTTtctcattaatattttttgaaacggtagttctttaacaattgatgaagggacggtagaagaaagtaatgaacatttttagagtgtgggagaaagagtggaaaggtgagaaagggggggggggggggttattagtagctacgttTAACAAGAAATCGTTGTGACTAATAGCATAAGTACTAataacccctcccccctctcacctttccgctctttctccacTACTCTAAAAATTtcgttactttcttctaccgtcccttcatcaattgttgaaaaactaccgttttaaaaaatattaatttatatgcctAACCGCATTCAAGGTCAGGACTAAAACACGTGGTtggttctttttttcgttttccacgTTTCTTCTATCGGTTTTTTCTCTCTTGCTCTTTTTATTCTTCTTTTGGTATCTCATGTTTTCAATTCCGTTTTgcctttcttttttcttttttttctctttttctttttcgttttgcaatctgtcacgtttattatCTATCCTGTCTACCTTCTATTTGTCTCCTTTTCACTCttatttcttcttatttttctcttatttcttcttttcttcttctgtgTCGTTTTTCGCTCTTTTCAGTCCCTTATcgcttttttctcatttccttttagttttttgtcttttttcttgttttttttgtgcCGTCAACTCCGCATAGACGAGATACCCAAATTTTAGACGccgtttttaaataattcctaacatttttattctacaatattaaggggttatatacactcaacccccgctaatatgaaaaacagctcgttcagattgggcaagttcatttttaatctgaatatttggtaactctattcattttcacatacgcgcaagacgtGTACCCTATAAACTTATTGTTTTGatttaacgaaaacaaacgttgtgaaaacatttcaaacatgcgcgaattctaagggttcggtttgtagaagacgaaattgaCTCGggagtttcgactaaaatggtctattttgagtgctggagagaggtaggttgcatatgagctgtattgccaaagctccggagcaagaggaaacgcattaagattttttgcttttttttaatttaccggccaactttaacgtcaattgtgtgtgacgcttggtcggtttttaatgtgaacgcattcataccaccggggtacagattaaaaatgttcagattaaagaaggtcataccaacgggggtacacggtagttagaattttcgaaaaatcgagTTTTGGTTTTATCATGATCGTAATGTACATATCCGGCCAATCCGGCAAATATCAACGAAGTTATACGCATATTTGAAACGACGTGTCAGAGCGATTGACGAAGGAatgcgaaactttgaacgcgtgtttctcaaaactgtgttttcaaagtcggcgagcaagatttctcgaaaacgggTGAACCGAATCACTTTTAATTTTGACACAAGTGTTCTAAGGATATATACTAGAGAAGGTTTTTCCTCACCGATTAATATTTCTCATTTTAAGAAGCTACATTTAtgccaaaaatcaattttttatgcTTAGGAAGCCGCTATTTCGACAGAAATGATTACTTCGCTAATTCCTTCGATCATTCTATAGATAACATATTTTATAATcgattcctttttggtttttcaaTTTCCGATGATTCAATCCATagatatcgtgctcaccgcaagacgccttattttagaagagGTCCAGGAGATTAGCTATAGTCACTatttctataacttttttcaaaaacaaaaaatgttaaaatgaaATCAAAAGCTACCGTAAGATGTAGACAAATTTTCACTATAATCAGTCAAAGGGTTTTCTctagaaaaattgtagaaaaaCCGACTTTTTTGAGCCTACTAACTGTATACAACCCCTTAAAGGAAGTTAACAGTTGCAATTGATTTTCAGCTCAAAACTAATCTTGGGAAGCTCGTTTGAGATTTATCCATTTGTTCttaaggggggcacattatacagggtgttcaataagttgaaatacactttcaccgctattctatatttcgaacaaaagttttttcgaatgaaatttccgccagcaaaatcaaatgggcaaaacatctcgtttgaaacaagtcgaacgaaataaagattcgttcgaaatacagaataggggtgtttGAGAAtgtaagcataagcataggataccgcccgtgtgctgctactccgttattgaccaggactgatgaaaattgcaaaatgatggctgaaaaaagcatacttgggacagcacgctatttgtcatttctcattgtgcaaccttatcaggtccctgcatgctgatcaataccgacgccggccacgtccgaatgcgggtcctggtgggataggaaggaatgttagtccaatacttgttgctactaaagaccagggaatcctctgcatcttcacaagtatttcgggaaaggaattgctgttagtagatggggggagctactgtgttacctgactcataacgaacccctatttccgaaattctaaaatctctcatgcttttattttgggagtgaacatgtaatttcttatgttatatagttgttatttgtatgctctattcgaatttatgatcaattaaacgaaaaaccacaaaatttgtgagttacgagaccctcccccgtatataacgtatattcgttatgagtcaggtaacacagtagatgGATAATGttagtatgtaagcaccagttatatgagactaaccaggaaattcgaaaattttcttgtaaagccactaatttcgaaaattaagatataaaaaatatctttttaacaaatttaatataatgccaatggtcctcatatacaaccataatttaatttatatcaaaaaatactatgcacatgcgagattcacggctcaaaaaccacgtgataacttgaacttatccgcgatcagggaaatcagggataatgaaacgagacAATAGGGACTATATTATAGTCCCTAACAGGGCCca harbors:
- the LOC128742371 gene encoding uncharacterized protein LOC128742371 — encoded protein: MVTKASIFILAVISIVPSEVFAQQRAVDVTNQEIRDAILSLVHSYNLLDNKLERHEQRERSLGEQVKKGLITLQKNQRIFEPMKGTITRLEERVGSIETALLNQDEKHTIQQMKLDETLEGVLRWLTDNAHMLETRVITEPRQYGDGDGLGGKIDELTESIRELRREMAELKSDRESLEQTNRNLIQQAEKLANAKQGSASDEILGKIEERLSSYYNNPVVISHSNVDFEEKVIRKLDTLDATVKESQSSALSTVGKGQESSVDKEFIQGLVNETLEAIEDMRLEVLTASDKSFSKTATRIKENNEVLQASVNEILKTLSEEIIDTEAFFSGTKKDIGSLKDEIAALSRLEKFLLQTGENVLDAKRGIDYGIHQILREVTEVVKANSKELNSTVTKRFDEIGATILDNHNGALTNLSSKIETEISQVWRQIGIMYQEISSSKQALDRLQQQTEAYVNGTLTTMDSMEGKVSLITGRMAEVDSNLNYLLGRLSLVTQEFNLIKTGLGKALDEIKSSFNEVQERVKGPGPHKISSEEVDGDFSKSPSTK